The following proteins come from a genomic window of Frankia casuarinae:
- the lipB gene encoding lipoyl(octanoyl) transferase LipB, whose translation MNPANAIDRVDAVDGVDSGPGPGPGPVTWPEILLRLDDDLVDYEVAMARMRVMVRERIDGVRPDTLWFLSHPPVYTVGKRTPPEHRPLAGLGIPVHETNRGGLLTYHAPGQLVGYVMCHIGAMNAVVPFLRLLEARLVDTVEALGIPAERRDTPPGSVELTGVWTRRTNRKIASIGLRCTRKVTSHGFALNVDCDMRPWTWATPCGMPEVEMTSVQRELTDAGHAVPSMAEVREIAAEMLGARNAPHPPAPNLSSGDLGTGTRAGRT comes from the coding sequence GTGAACCCCGCGAATGCTATCGACCGGGTGGACGCCGTCGACGGGGTGGACAGCGGCCCGGGCCCGGGCCCGGGCCCGGTGACCTGGCCTGAGATCCTGCTGCGCCTCGACGACGATCTTGTCGACTACGAGGTTGCCATGGCACGGATGCGGGTGATGGTGCGGGAACGGATCGACGGCGTGCGGCCGGACACGCTGTGGTTCCTGTCGCATCCGCCGGTCTACACCGTCGGCAAGCGGACCCCGCCCGAGCACCGCCCGCTCGCGGGGCTGGGCATCCCGGTTCACGAGACCAACCGGGGTGGGCTGCTGACGTACCACGCCCCCGGCCAGCTGGTGGGCTACGTGATGTGTCATATCGGCGCGATGAACGCGGTGGTGCCGTTCCTGCGGCTGTTGGAGGCCCGGTTGGTGGACACGGTCGAGGCGCTCGGCATTCCGGCCGAGCGGCGGGACACCCCGCCCGGGTCCGTCGAGCTCACGGGGGTCTGGACCCGCCGGACCAACCGGAAGATCGCGTCCATCGGCCTGCGGTGCACGCGCAAGGTGACCAGCCACGGATTCGCGCTCAACGTCGACTGCGACATGCGGCCATGGACCTGGGCGACGCCCTGCGGCATGCCCGAGGTGGAGATGACCTCCGTGCAGCGGGAGCTGACCGACGCGGGGCACGCCGTCCCGAGCATGGCCGAGGTCCGCGAGATCGCCGCCGAGATGCTCGGCGCACGCAACGCCCCGCACCCCCCGGCGCCGAACCTGAGCTCGGGGGATCTGGGCACGGGGACCCGAGCCGGTCGAACCTGA